In a single window of the Bradyrhizobium sp. ORS 285 genome:
- the fliM gene encoding flagellar motor switch protein FliM, with product MAGNDQVDQDAIAAQWEASLDSEDPTEAAEAAAANELTESMALQWAAMVEDGSRDFGATKNGGERVLSQEEIDNLLGFTAGEVTLDDHSGIRAIIDSAMVSYERLPMLEIVFDRLVRLMTTSLRNFTSDNVEVTLDRITSVRFGDYMNSIPLPAVLSVFKAEEWENFGLATVDSTLIYSIIDVLLGGRRGTSQMRVEGRPYTTIETNLVKRLIEVVLADAEQAFRPLSPVTFTIDRLETNPRFAAISRPANAAILVKLRIDMEDRGGNVELLLPYATIEPIRPVLLQMFMGEKFGRDPVWEGHFATEIAQAEIAVDAVLYEADVPLKQLMKLKVGDTLPLDIRPDALVAVRCGSTMLTEGRMGRVGDRVAIRVTKNLRKPNTTLAMFEGAEGQNKLMEAQ from the coding sequence ATGGCAGGCAACGATCAAGTCGACCAAGATGCGATAGCCGCGCAATGGGAGGCCTCGCTCGATTCGGAGGATCCCACAGAGGCCGCGGAAGCCGCAGCAGCCAACGAACTCACGGAATCGATGGCCCTGCAATGGGCCGCGATGGTCGAGGACGGCAGCCGCGATTTCGGCGCGACCAAGAACGGCGGCGAGCGGGTGCTGTCGCAGGAGGAGATCGACAATCTCCTCGGCTTCACCGCGGGCGAGGTCACTCTCGACGACCATTCCGGCATTCGCGCCATCATCGATTCCGCGATGGTGTCCTACGAGCGTCTGCCGATGCTCGAAATCGTCTTCGACCGCCTGGTGCGGCTGATGACGACGAGCCTGCGCAATTTCACCTCCGACAACGTCGAGGTCACGCTCGACCGCATCACGTCGGTGCGGTTCGGCGACTACATGAATTCGATTCCGCTGCCGGCAGTGCTCTCGGTCTTCAAGGCCGAGGAGTGGGAGAATTTCGGCCTCGCAACCGTCGATTCCACCCTGATCTATTCGATCATCGACGTGCTCCTGGGCGGCCGGCGCGGCACCAGCCAGATGCGCGTCGAGGGCCGGCCCTATACGACGATCGAGACCAATCTGGTGAAGCGCCTGATCGAGGTCGTGCTGGCCGATGCCGAACAGGCGTTCCGGCCGCTGTCTCCGGTCACCTTCACCATCGACCGGCTCGAGACCAATCCGCGTTTCGCCGCGATCAGCCGCCCGGCCAATGCGGCGATCCTGGTGAAGCTGCGTATCGACATGGAAGATCGCGGCGGCAATGTCGAGCTGCTGCTCCCCTATGCGACGATCGAGCCGATCCGGCCGGTGCTGTTGCAGATGTTCATGGGTGAGAAGTTCGGCCGCGATCCCGTCTGGGAAGGCCACTTCGCCACCGAGATCGCGCAGGCCGAGATCGCCGTCGATGCCGTGCTCTACGAGGCCGACGTGCCGCTGAAGCAGCTGATGAAGCTGAAGGTCGGCGACACGCTGCCGCTCGACATCCGTCCCGACGCGCTGGTCGCGGTCCGCTGCGGCAGCACGATGCTGACGGAAGGGCGGATGGGCCGGGTCGGCGACCGCGTCGCGATCCGTGTCACCAAGAATTTGCGCAAGCCGAATACGACGCTTGCGATGTTTGAAGGCGCCGAAGGCCAGAACAAGTTGATGGAGGCCCAATGA
- a CDS encoding DUF6468 domain-containing protein, with product MNHSLGLIIESLVAVLLVLTIGYCMLLNSRLKRLKADEHSLKAVIAELITATEIAERAIGGLKLAVRDVNDNLGNQLAAATQMSDQLRKQLAESDGVVRRLSRIASAARPITAPEAAPEPVAAPAPVPAITTEPMRVSGAKAVAAAAQAFSERRRTGGLAA from the coding sequence ATGAACCACTCCCTCGGATTGATCATCGAAAGCCTGGTGGCGGTCCTTCTGGTGCTGACCATCGGCTATTGCATGCTGCTGAACTCCAGGCTGAAGCGGCTGAAGGCTGACGAGCATTCGTTGAAGGCCGTGATCGCGGAGCTGATCACCGCGACCGAGATCGCCGAGCGCGCGATCGGCGGGCTGAAGCTCGCGGTGCGCGACGTCAACGACAATCTCGGCAATCAGCTCGCTGCCGCGACGCAGATGTCGGACCAGCTGCGCAAGCAGCTCGCCGAGAGCGACGGCGTGGTCCGCCGTCTGTCGCGCATCGCCAGCGCCGCCCGCCCGATCACTGCACCTGAGGCCGCGCCCGAGCCGGTCGCCGCGCCTGCGCCGGTGCCGGCGATCACGACCGAGCCGATGCGCGTCTCCGGCGCCAAGGCGGTTGCCGCCGCGGCGCAGGCATTCTCTGAACGTCGAAGGACCGGTGGCCTCGCCGCATGA
- a CDS encoding MotE family protein: MNAFRNIRVIPVVLIAVACLAVLKVAGLVIDGGYVFDYDPQASKRSWAQENLGYPGREDNDIITGSTHGAPKEKKEEAPKPAAPDTKPDGIVIKPEENQQQVSPAEKAILERLQSRRQELESRQREIDIRESLLRAAEQRIQSKTEEMKAIESRISGAQAAKAEADNARFKSIVTMYEGMKPKDAAKVFDRLEMSVLIEIASQIAPRKMSDILGLMTPEAAERLTVELARRAGADKPEASAELPKIEGKIVPVKSN; this comes from the coding sequence ATGAATGCGTTCCGTAACATCCGCGTCATTCCCGTCGTCCTGATCGCGGTGGCTTGCCTCGCGGTCCTGAAGGTGGCCGGCCTCGTCATCGACGGCGGCTACGTGTTCGACTATGACCCGCAAGCCTCGAAGCGGTCCTGGGCCCAGGAGAACCTGGGCTATCCGGGCCGCGAGGACAATGACATCATCACCGGCTCGACCCACGGCGCTCCGAAGGAGAAGAAGGAGGAGGCGCCGAAGCCCGCCGCTCCCGACACCAAGCCCGACGGCATCGTGATCAAGCCCGAGGAGAACCAGCAGCAGGTCTCGCCGGCGGAGAAGGCGATCCTTGAGCGGCTGCAGTCGCGCCGCCAGGAGCTCGAATCCCGCCAGCGCGAGATCGACATCCGCGAGAGCCTGTTGCGCGCCGCCGAGCAGCGCATCCAGTCCAAGACCGAGGAGATGAAGGCGATCGAGAGCCGCATCTCCGGCGCGCAGGCTGCGAAGGCCGAGGCGGACAACGCCCGCTTCAAGAGCATCGTCACGATGTACGAGGGCATGAAGCCCAAGGATGCCGCCAAGGTGTTCGACCGGCTCGAAATGTCCGTGCTGATCGAGATCGCCTCGCAGATCGCGCCCCGCAAGATGTCGGACATTCTCGGCCTGATGACGCCGGAGGCGGCCGAGCGGCTCACCGTCGAGCTCGCCCGCCGGGCGGGGGCCGACAAGCCGGAGGCGAGCGCTGAGCTGCCGAAGATCGAAGGCAAGATCGTGCCCGTGAAAAGCAATTGA